A window from Mytilus galloprovincialis chromosome 8, xbMytGall1.hap1.1, whole genome shotgun sequence encodes these proteins:
- the LOC143043225 gene encoding uncharacterized protein LOC143043225 → MEPDMLVQMIMHVKNKGIDINEIAGDDDTTGFDRLKKIYPESKMIKTSDRNHVKKNVIKKLYAIKSQHKQLSDMVMNSILKNFSFMIDQNKGDVEGMENGLKAIVEHMYGDHAHCNRSWCGFLKEGDKYKHSNLPHGKDLTSDSLRSDLEKIFLGNESVNPRKLASLSSSQANENFNNMLAAKAPKAKHYSSSASLGYRVDSSILQKNEGYAYVSEVHASMGLSPGEETIKRSSKINMKRKKTKEKAKTKEAKRRRFFLKQTRTSKTASKEIREGKTYESEIGLKSEVPDKESQEIPEIQDIIKIPLNEQEVIKAPVVVFDLETTGLSKCKINV, encoded by the exons ATGGAGCCAGATATGCTAGTACAGATGATAATGCATGTTAAGAACAAAGGTATTGACATCAACGAAATTGCAGGTGATGATGACACCACTGGTTTCGACAGGCTGAAAAAGATATATCCTGAATCAAAGATGATAAAAACCAGTGACAGAAATCATGTCAAAAAGAatgtaattaaaaagttatatgcAATTAAAAGCCAACATAAGCAACTTTCTGACATGGTAATGAATTCAATATTAAAGAATTTTTCTTTTATGATAGATCAAAATAAAGGAGATGTTGAAGGAATGGAAAATGGCCTAAAAGCTATAGTAGAGCACATGTATGGGGACCACGCCCATTGTAATAGATCATGGTGTGGATTTCTTAAAGAAGGAGATAAATACAAGCACAGTAATTTGCCTCATGGAAAAGACTTGACGTCTGATTCATTACGGTCAGACCTGGAGAAGATATTTTTGGGGAATGAGTCAGTTAATCCGAGGAAGCTTGCATCCCTGTCAAGCTCACAAGCAAATGAAAATTTCAACAACATGCTTGCTGCAAAAGCTCCAAAAGCCAAGCACTACTCCTCATCAGCAAGCTTGGGCTACAGGGTAGATTCTTCTATCTTGCAAAAGAATGAAGGATATGCCTATGTTAGTGAG gtaCATGCATCCATGGGACTGTCTCCTGGAGAGGAAACAATAAAAAGAAGCTccaaaataaacatgaaaaggaaaaaaaccaaagaaaaggCAAAAACCAAAGAAGCCAAGAGAAGACGTTTCTTCTTAAAGCAGACAAGAACGTCTAAGACTGCTAGTAAAGAAATAAGGGAAGGCAAAACTTATGAAAGTGAAATag gtttaaaatctGAAGTTCCAGACAAGGAGTCCCAGGAGATTCCCGAAATACAAGACATCATAAAGATCCCTTTGAATGAACAAGAGGTTATCAAAGCACCAGTAGTAGTTTTTGATTTAGAGACAACTGGCCTCAGTAAGTGTAAAATTAACGTCTAA